The following are encoded together in the Tribolium castaneum strain GA2 chromosome 3, icTriCast1.1, whole genome shotgun sequence genome:
- the Trpm gene encoding transient receptor potential cation channel trpm isoform X1 — MKKSKSHAKTQSYSYLDKPRAKHRRGIFDSLVSSLSTFLWPVATPFSSAPARSWIEATFHKRECVRFIAHTQHTKDEQRCGCGRTLAQHKHNTETVPPLAGEIWFPSRCTTALPTDAYGILEFQGGPHPSKAQYIRVAHDTKPEHLMQLITKEWNLELPKLLISIQGGKANFELQPKLKKVLRKGLLKAARSTGAWIFTGGTNTGVTKHIGDALLLERSQRTGRVNTLGIAPWGIVENNQELIGHNTEVPYHSISSPRSKFAALNNRHAYFLLVDNGTVGKYGAEIVLRRRLEKYISKQRLYPFTQSPIPIVCLVIEGGTNTIRAVLEYVTDDPPVPIVVCDGSGRAADLIAFMCKYELSVLKSMRDYIIATITRAFEVNRELAECLYGELMQCVENKNLITVFRIADKYDQKPQELDQTILTALFKSQHLSPTEQLSLALTWNRADIARSEIFIYGQEWPRGALEEAMMKALEHDRCDFVKLLLENGVSMRKFLTIPRLENLYNSKEGPSNILRYILRDVRPHIPAGYVYTLHDIGLVINKLMGGAYRAFYTRRKFRPIYAKVMNKGQNMQRNSTSFVKQYGNAMSLLAQALPSNANPCLFDYPFNELLIWAVLMKRHKMALLMWQHGEEALAKALVGCKLYKAMAHEAAEDDMETEVYEELRSYGKEFENIALEVLDFCYRQDDDQTQQLLTCELQNWSGQTCLSLAVAANHRALLAHPCSQIILADLWMGGLRTRKNTNLKIMLGLLCPPYILKLEFKSKEELQLMPQTTEEHMELENDDDDKSDSDKNVDGEVSRKVVRKHYIELYPKKRTRSLSMRSKSANPQGVKALLTENFIRRETVVQENGKVLSDPEENKYHVFFTDVPQERVPRNRELKISKKLYEFYTAPITKFWANSIAYITFLIIFSYTILVKMDERPSWQEWLAISFMCTYGCEKLRELFSSEPVGLKQKLAVWCWNLWNPCDMAAVLFFLIGVVLRFKESTFEVGRVFYCVNSIYWYLHILNILSVNKYLGPLVTMMGKMVKNMIYFVVLLLIVLMSFGVSRQAILFPDTPPSWGIARDVFLEPYFMLYGEVYADKIDPPCGEDEEKPCQTGRWVSPVIMSVYLLVANILLINLLIAVFNNIFNEVNAVAHQVWMFQRFTVVMEYEQKPILPPPFIIFCHIYLLIKYLRRKMEGKEESYDNGLKLFLDRDEMERLYDFEEDCVEGYFAEQELKLQQSTEERIKVTTERIEHLTQKIEDINTKENIHTTALQNLELRCRRLVDQMQEVSTEMEKIRTSIESQGSTAGPSFDAGFIRERTVSEPTEALVEDVPTLKIGSSATKRKPIVRSLTEVRPDAYIFDNGQHIEYRYDEEEECNEEIDPLPKSESQQPLTFERQRTRSTDSKTSNDSAEVSADDLGALSLEVLRNWAIQKRKDSTGTGRRSSDGGNACEKLLEHFSPQSLYFYHYYRKEGEDSSNGSKRSLNKRQLSQTHSEPETSDPPATATNPSRPMTLERSVTFTEPRIKVIPPTSIAGGSNRTALLMHMHTEYTSITDELESVCGLLSPPRSPGLLSPPRPEQSPPSQRKRHPSEMSNPEIAINFEKEHLRSAEECDYMVMENLIQRRYDEEDGEHGPLNPDLLSVVTETREFRISSIGSRPLKRASAVEGDAQPLDSGSDSAIQGDSTERQDSTESNDITSALLNQPPMPQRPSIVMDSSQLPIQREVQKAESKDSLHMQSETMC, encoded by the exons ATGTGGGTGTGGGCGTACTTTGGCACAACATAAACACAACACTGAAACTGTACCTCCATTGGCAGGAGAAATATGGTTCCCGAGCAGATGCACGACGGCGTTGCCGACGGACGCCTATGGGATACTCGAGTTCCAGGGAGGACCTCATCCTTCCAAAGCTCAA tacATCAGGGTCGCTCACGACACAAAACCGGAACATCTCATGCAGCTTATTACGAAGGAGTGGAATCTGGAACTTCCTAAACTGCTCATTTCCATCCAAGGAGGAAAGGCTAACTTCGAATTGCAACCGAAATTGAAGAAAGTTCTCCGGAAGGGCCTACTGAAGGCGGCTCGCTCCACCGGCGCTTGGATATTCACAGGCGGCACGAATACAG GAGTCACAAAGCACATCGGCGACGCCCTGCTCCTCGAGCGCTCGCAGCGGACCGGAAGGGTGAACACCTTGGGCATAGCGCCATGGGGTATCGTCGAAAACAACCAAGAGCTCATCGGTCACAATACGGAAGTGCCATATCACTCAATATCATCGCCCAG GTCCAAGTTTGCAGCTTTAAATAATAGACACGCTTATTTCCTACTAGTCGATAATGGGACTGTTGGAAAGTACGGTGCGGAAATAGTCTTGAGGCGAAGACTGGAAAAATACATATCAAAACAGAGACTATATCCAT TTACCCAAAGTCCCATACCCATAGTCTGTTTAGTCATAGAAGGGGGTACTAATACTATAAGGGCTGTCCTAGAATACGTTACTGACGACCCACCTGTCCCTATTGTGGTCTGCGACGGGTCAGGTCGAGCAGCTGATTTAATTGCCTTCATGTGCAA GTACGAACTGTCGGTGCTTAAATCCATGCGGGATTATATCATCGCAACAATAACGAGGGCTTTTGAAGTTAACAGAGAGTTAGCCGAGTGTCTCTACGGCGAATTAATGCAATGTGTGGagaacaaaaatttg ATTACTGTTTTTCGAATTGCCGACAAATACGACCAAAAACCGCAAGAACTCGACCAGACAATCCTCACAGCGCTGTTCAAGTCCCAGCACCTTTCGCCCACTGAGCAGCTCAGCCTCGCGCTCACTTGGAACCGTGCAGACATCGCGCGGtcggaaatttttatttatggccAAGAGTGGCCACGTGGGGCCCTTGAAGAGGCCATGATGAAGGCGCTAGAGCACGATCGGTGCGATTTCGTGAAGCTGTTATTGGAGAATGGGGTTAGCATGcgaaaatttttgacgataccTCGTCTGGAAAACTTGTACAACTCCAAAGAGGGGCCTAGCAATATCCTGCGGTACATTTTGAGAGACGTGCGGCCGCACATCCCCGCCGGTTATGTGTACACCTTGCACGATATCGGCCTAGTTATCAACAAGCTGATGGGCGGCGCCTACAGGGCCTTCTACACCCGCCGAAAATTCCGGCCTATTTACGCCAAAGTCATGAACAAGGGCCAGAACATGCAGCGAAACTCGACCTCGTTCGTCAAGCAGTACGGAAACGCGATGAGTCTGCTGGCTCAAGCCTTGCCGTCTAACGCCAATCCCTGCCTCTTCGATTATCCTTTTAACGAGCTTTTG ATATGGGCTGTGCTAATGAAACGGCACAAAATGGCCCTGCTTATGTGGCAGCACGGGGAGGAAGCTCTAGCGAAGGCGCTAGTCGGCTGTAAATTGTACAAAGCCATGGCGCACGAAGCCGCCGAAGACGACATGGAGACGGAAGTTTACGAGGAGTTGAGGAGCTACGGCAAGGAATTCGAAAATATAG CTCTGGAAGTTCTGGATTTTTGCTACCGGCAGGACGACGATCAAACACAGCAGCTTTTAACCTGTGAACTGCAGAACTGGTCGGGGCAAACGTGCCTGAGTCTGGCCGTCGCCGCCAATCACAGGGCGCTTTTGGCGCATCCCTGCTCGCAAATAATTCTGGCCGATCTGTGGATGGGCGGCCTGCGGACGCGCAAAAACACCAACCTGAAG ATCATGCTGGGGCTCTTGTGCCCGCCCTACATCCTCAAGCTCGAGTTCAAGTCCAAGGAAGAGTTGCAGCTAATGCCGCAAACAACCGAGGAACACATGGAGTTGGAGAACGACGACGATGACAAGTCCGATTCCGACAAAAACGTTGACGGGGAAGTAAGT CGTAAAGTGGTACGAAAACATTATATTGAGCTTTATCCCAAA AAACGCACTAGAAGTTTGAGTATGCGAAGCAAGTCTGCAAACCCTCAAGGTGTAAAG GCCCTCCTCACCGAAAACTTCATCCGGCGCGAAACCGTCGTGCAGGAAAACGGCAAAGTGCTGTCCGACCCAGAGGAAAATAAATATCACGTGTTTTTCACCGACGTGCCCCAGGAGAGGGTGCCGCGAAACCGCGAGttgaaaataagcaaaaaattgtacgAGTTTTACACCGCTCCGATCACGAAGTTCTGGGCCAATTCC atCGCGTATATCACTTTTTTGATCATATTCAGTTACAcgattttggtgaaaatgGACGAGCGGCCATCGTGGCAGGAGTGGCTGGCCATCTCCTTCATGTGCACCTACGGCTGTGAGAAGTTGAGGGAACTGTTTTCGTCCGAACCGGTCGGGCTCAAGCAAAAGCTGGCCGTTTGGTGCTGGAATTTGTGGAATCCGTGCGACATGGCGGCAGTTTTGTTCTTCCTAATTGGGGTCGTCCTCAGATTCAAAGAGAGCACGTTCGAGGTCGGCCGGGTTTTTTACTGTGTTAACAGCATTTACTGGTATTTGCACATTTTGAATATCTTGAGCGTGAACAAATATTTAG GTCCATTGGTCACAATGATGGGTAAAATGGTCAAAAACATGATTTATTTCGTTGTTCTTTTACTGATTGTTTTGATGAGCTTTGGGGTGTCCCGACAGGCGATTTTATTCCCTGATACCCCGCCCAGCTGGGGGATTGCCAGAGAC GTGTTTCTGGAGCCCTATTTCATGTTGTACGGTGAAGTATATGCAGACAAAATTGACCCTCCTTGTGGGGAAGACGAGGAAAAGCCGTGTCAGACAGGCCGTTGGGTGTCTCCAGTCATCATGTCTGTGTATCTTTTGGTGGCTAATATCCTCCTAATTAATCTTCTGATCGCCGTTTTCAACAACATTTTTAATGAAGTGAACGCGGTGGCGCACCAGGTGTGGATGTTTCAGAGATTTACCGTCGTCATGGAGTACGAACAGAAGCCGATTCTGCCACCTCCATTTATCATATTTTGCCACATCTATTTACTAATCAAGTATTTGAGGCGAAAAATGGAAGGGAAGGAAGAGAGTTACGACAACGGATTGAAGCTGTTTTTAGATAGGGATGAAATGGAGCGCTTGTACGATTTTGAGGAAGATTGCGTCGAGGGTTATTTTGCCGAACAAGAGCTGAAACTGCAACAGTCGACCGAAGAACgcataaaagttaccacagAACGCATAGAACACCTCACACAG AAAATCGAAGACATCAATACCAAGGAGAACATTCACACCACTGCCCTACAAAATCTGGAGTTGAGATGCCGGCGCCTGGTGGACCAAATGCAGGAGGTTTCCACcgaaatggaaaaaattcgCACGTCGATTGAGAGCCAGGGTTCCACGGCAGGTCCGTCGTTTGATGCTGGTTTCATACGCGAGCGAACAGTCAGTGAGCCTACTGAAGCCCTCGTGGAAGATGTTCCAACCCTTAAAATTGGCTCTTCGGCAACGAAGAGAAAACCAATCGTTCGGTCGCTGACTGAGGTTCGGCCGGACGCTTACATTTTCGACAACGGCCAGCACATCGAGTACAGATACGACGAAGAGGAGGAGTGTAACGAAGAAATAGATCCTTTGCCGAAATCAG AGAGTCAACAACCCTTGACATTCGAGAGGCAACGAACCAGAAGCACGGACTCTAAAACATCGAACGATTCGGCCGAAGTTTCAGCCGATGATTTAGGAGCCCTAAGTTTGGAAGTTTTGCGAAACTGGGCGATTCAAAAAAGGAAAGATTCGACGGGAACGGGGCGGCGAAGTTCCGACGGTGGAAATG CATGTGAAAAACTCCTAGAACATTTTTCACCACAAAGCCTATATTTCTACCACTATTACAGGAAGGAGG GCGAAGACTCGAGCAATGGGAGCAAACGCAGTCTTAACAAAAGACAATTGTCCCAAACCCACTCCGAACCCGAAACTAGCGATCCTCCGGCAACCGCCACGAACCCGTCGCGTCCCATGACGCTGGAGCGTAGCGTAACGTTCACCGAGCCCCGAATCAAAGTGATTCCACCGACTAGCATCGCAGGTGGTAGTAATCGAACGGCTTTATTAATGCATATGCATACTGAATATACGAGCATCACTGACGAACTCGAAAGTGTTTGCGGCTTGTTAAGTCCGCCGAGATCGCCAGGACTGTTATCGCCGCCACGACCCGAACAGTCGCCCCCAA GTCAGCGCAAAAGACACCCATCGGAAATGTCCAACCCCGAAATCGCGATCAACTTCGAAAAAGAGCATTTACGAAGCGCCGAAGAGTGCGATTACATGGTCATGGAAAATTTGATCCAGAGGCGGTATGACGAAGAGGACGGGGAGCACGGCCCCCTTAATCCGGACCTGTTAAGCGTAGTTACCGAAACTCGCGAATTTAGGATTAGTTCGATCGGTTCACGGCCGCTGAAGAGGGCAAGTGCCGTGGAAGGGGACGCACAGCCTTTAG ATTCTGGCAGTGATTCGGCAATTCAGGGTGATTCCACCGAGCGTCAGGATTCAACCGAGTCGAATGACATCACGTCGGCCCTTCTGAACCAGCCCCCGATGCCGCAGAGACCCTCCATAGTGATGGACTCCTCGCAGTTACCGATTCAAAGGGAAGTGCAAAAGGCCGAATCCAAAGATAGTCTCCACATGCAGTCGGAGACGATGTGTTAA
- the Trpm gene encoding transient receptor potential cation channel trpm isoform X13, whose product MKKSKSHAKTQSYSYLDKPRAKHRRGIFDSLVSSLSTFLWPVATPFSSAPARSWIEATFHKRECVRFIAHTQHTKDEQRCGCGRTLAQHKHNTETVPPLAGEIWFPSRCTTALPTDAYGILEFQGGPHPSKAQYIRVAHDTKPEHLMQLITKEWNLELPKLLISIQGGKANFELQPKLKKVLRKGLLKAARSTGAWIFTGGTNTGVTKHIGDALLLERSQRTGRVNTLGIAPWGIVENNQELIGHNTEVPYHSISSPRSKFAALNNRHAYFLLVDNGTVGKYGAEIVLRRRLEKYISKQRLYPFTQSPIPIVCLVIEGGTNTIRAVLEYVTDDPPVPIVVCDGSGRAADLIAFMCKYELSVLKSMRDYIIATITRAFEVNRELAECLYGELMQCVENKNLITVFRIADKYDQKPQELDQTILTALFKSQHLSPTEQLSLALTWNRADIARSEIFIYGQEWPRGALEEAMMKALEHDRCDFVKLLLENGVSMRKFLTIPRLENLYNSKEGPSNILRYILRDVRPHIPAGYVYTLHDIGLVINKLMGGAYRAFYTRRKFRPIYAKVMNKGQNMQRNSTSFVKQYGNAMSLLAQALPSNANPCLFDYPFNELLIWAVLMKRHKMALLMWQHGEEALAKALVGCKLYKAMAHEAAEDDMETEVYEELRSYGKEFENIALEVLDFCYRQDDDQTQQLLTCELQNWSGQTCLSLAVAANHRALLAHPCSQIILADLWMGGLRTRKNTNLKIMLGLLCPPYILKLEFKSKEELQLMPQTTEEHMELENDDDDKSDSDKNVDGEALLTENFIRRETVVQENGKVLSDPEENKYHVFFTDVPQERVPRNRELKISKKLYEFYTAPITKFWANSIAYITFLIIFSYTILVKMDERPSWQEWLAISFMCTYGCEKLRELFSSEPVGLKQKLAVWCWNLWNPCDMAAVLFFLIGVVLRFKESTFEVGRVFYCVNSIYWYLHILNILSVNKYLGPLVTMMGKMVKNMIYFVVLLLIVLMSFGVSRQAILFPDTPPSWGIARDVFLEPYFMLYGEVYADKIDPPCGEDEEKPCQTGRWVSPVIMSVYLLVANILLINLLIAVFNNIFNEVNAVAHQVWMFQRFTVVMEYEQKPILPPPFIIFCHIYLLIKYLRRKMEGKEESYDNGLKLFLDRDEMERLYDFEEDCVEGYFAEQELKLQQSTEERIKVTTERIEHLTQKIEDINTKENIHTTALQNLELRCRRLVDQMQEVSTEMEKIRTSIESQGSTAGPSFDAGFIRERTVSEPTEALVEDVPTLKIGSSATKRKPIVRSLTEVRPDAYIFDNGQHIEYRYDEEEECNEEIDPLPKSESQQPLTFERQRTRSTDSKTSNDSAEVSADDLGALSLEVLRNWAIQKRKDSTGTGRRSSDGGNACEKLLEHFSPQSLYFYHYYRKEGEDSSNGSKRSLNKRQLSQTHSEPETSDPPATATNPSRPMTLERSVTFTEPRIKVIPPTSIAGGSNRTALLMHMHTEYTSITDELESVCGLLSPPRSPGLLSPPRPEQSPPSQRKRHPSEMSNPEIAINFEKEHLRSAEECDYMVMENLIQRRYDEEDGEHGPLNPDLLSVVTETREFRISSIGSRPLKRASAVEGDAQPLDSGSDSAIQGDSTERQDSTESNDITSALLNQPPMPQRPSIVMDSSQLPIQREVQKAESKDSLHMQSETMC is encoded by the exons ATGTGGGTGTGGGCGTACTTTGGCACAACATAAACACAACACTGAAACTGTACCTCCATTGGCAGGAGAAATATGGTTCCCGAGCAGATGCACGACGGCGTTGCCGACGGACGCCTATGGGATACTCGAGTTCCAGGGAGGACCTCATCCTTCCAAAGCTCAA tacATCAGGGTCGCTCACGACACAAAACCGGAACATCTCATGCAGCTTATTACGAAGGAGTGGAATCTGGAACTTCCTAAACTGCTCATTTCCATCCAAGGAGGAAAGGCTAACTTCGAATTGCAACCGAAATTGAAGAAAGTTCTCCGGAAGGGCCTACTGAAGGCGGCTCGCTCCACCGGCGCTTGGATATTCACAGGCGGCACGAATACAG GAGTCACAAAGCACATCGGCGACGCCCTGCTCCTCGAGCGCTCGCAGCGGACCGGAAGGGTGAACACCTTGGGCATAGCGCCATGGGGTATCGTCGAAAACAACCAAGAGCTCATCGGTCACAATACGGAAGTGCCATATCACTCAATATCATCGCCCAG GTCCAAGTTTGCAGCTTTAAATAATAGACACGCTTATTTCCTACTAGTCGATAATGGGACTGTTGGAAAGTACGGTGCGGAAATAGTCTTGAGGCGAAGACTGGAAAAATACATATCAAAACAGAGACTATATCCAT TTACCCAAAGTCCCATACCCATAGTCTGTTTAGTCATAGAAGGGGGTACTAATACTATAAGGGCTGTCCTAGAATACGTTACTGACGACCCACCTGTCCCTATTGTGGTCTGCGACGGGTCAGGTCGAGCAGCTGATTTAATTGCCTTCATGTGCAA GTACGAACTGTCGGTGCTTAAATCCATGCGGGATTATATCATCGCAACAATAACGAGGGCTTTTGAAGTTAACAGAGAGTTAGCCGAGTGTCTCTACGGCGAATTAATGCAATGTGTGGagaacaaaaatttg ATTACTGTTTTTCGAATTGCCGACAAATACGACCAAAAACCGCAAGAACTCGACCAGACAATCCTCACAGCGCTGTTCAAGTCCCAGCACCTTTCGCCCACTGAGCAGCTCAGCCTCGCGCTCACTTGGAACCGTGCAGACATCGCGCGGtcggaaatttttatttatggccAAGAGTGGCCACGTGGGGCCCTTGAAGAGGCCATGATGAAGGCGCTAGAGCACGATCGGTGCGATTTCGTGAAGCTGTTATTGGAGAATGGGGTTAGCATGcgaaaatttttgacgataccTCGTCTGGAAAACTTGTACAACTCCAAAGAGGGGCCTAGCAATATCCTGCGGTACATTTTGAGAGACGTGCGGCCGCACATCCCCGCCGGTTATGTGTACACCTTGCACGATATCGGCCTAGTTATCAACAAGCTGATGGGCGGCGCCTACAGGGCCTTCTACACCCGCCGAAAATTCCGGCCTATTTACGCCAAAGTCATGAACAAGGGCCAGAACATGCAGCGAAACTCGACCTCGTTCGTCAAGCAGTACGGAAACGCGATGAGTCTGCTGGCTCAAGCCTTGCCGTCTAACGCCAATCCCTGCCTCTTCGATTATCCTTTTAACGAGCTTTTG ATATGGGCTGTGCTAATGAAACGGCACAAAATGGCCCTGCTTATGTGGCAGCACGGGGAGGAAGCTCTAGCGAAGGCGCTAGTCGGCTGTAAATTGTACAAAGCCATGGCGCACGAAGCCGCCGAAGACGACATGGAGACGGAAGTTTACGAGGAGTTGAGGAGCTACGGCAAGGAATTCGAAAATATAG CTCTGGAAGTTCTGGATTTTTGCTACCGGCAGGACGACGATCAAACACAGCAGCTTTTAACCTGTGAACTGCAGAACTGGTCGGGGCAAACGTGCCTGAGTCTGGCCGTCGCCGCCAATCACAGGGCGCTTTTGGCGCATCCCTGCTCGCAAATAATTCTGGCCGATCTGTGGATGGGCGGCCTGCGGACGCGCAAAAACACCAACCTGAAG ATCATGCTGGGGCTCTTGTGCCCGCCCTACATCCTCAAGCTCGAGTTCAAGTCCAAGGAAGAGTTGCAGCTAATGCCGCAAACAACCGAGGAACACATGGAGTTGGAGAACGACGACGATGACAAGTCCGATTCCGACAAAAACGTTGACGGGGAA GCCCTCCTCACCGAAAACTTCATCCGGCGCGAAACCGTCGTGCAGGAAAACGGCAAAGTGCTGTCCGACCCAGAGGAAAATAAATATCACGTGTTTTTCACCGACGTGCCCCAGGAGAGGGTGCCGCGAAACCGCGAGttgaaaataagcaaaaaattgtacgAGTTTTACACCGCTCCGATCACGAAGTTCTGGGCCAATTCC atCGCGTATATCACTTTTTTGATCATATTCAGTTACAcgattttggtgaaaatgGACGAGCGGCCATCGTGGCAGGAGTGGCTGGCCATCTCCTTCATGTGCACCTACGGCTGTGAGAAGTTGAGGGAACTGTTTTCGTCCGAACCGGTCGGGCTCAAGCAAAAGCTGGCCGTTTGGTGCTGGAATTTGTGGAATCCGTGCGACATGGCGGCAGTTTTGTTCTTCCTAATTGGGGTCGTCCTCAGATTCAAAGAGAGCACGTTCGAGGTCGGCCGGGTTTTTTACTGTGTTAACAGCATTTACTGGTATTTGCACATTTTGAATATCTTGAGCGTGAACAAATATTTAG GTCCATTGGTCACAATGATGGGTAAAATGGTCAAAAACATGATTTATTTCGTTGTTCTTTTACTGATTGTTTTGATGAGCTTTGGGGTGTCCCGACAGGCGATTTTATTCCCTGATACCCCGCCCAGCTGGGGGATTGCCAGAGAC GTGTTTCTGGAGCCCTATTTCATGTTGTACGGTGAAGTATATGCAGACAAAATTGACCCTCCTTGTGGGGAAGACGAGGAAAAGCCGTGTCAGACAGGCCGTTGGGTGTCTCCAGTCATCATGTCTGTGTATCTTTTGGTGGCTAATATCCTCCTAATTAATCTTCTGATCGCCGTTTTCAACAACATTTTTAATGAAGTGAACGCGGTGGCGCACCAGGTGTGGATGTTTCAGAGATTTACCGTCGTCATGGAGTACGAACAGAAGCCGATTCTGCCACCTCCATTTATCATATTTTGCCACATCTATTTACTAATCAAGTATTTGAGGCGAAAAATGGAAGGGAAGGAAGAGAGTTACGACAACGGATTGAAGCTGTTTTTAGATAGGGATGAAATGGAGCGCTTGTACGATTTTGAGGAAGATTGCGTCGAGGGTTATTTTGCCGAACAAGAGCTGAAACTGCAACAGTCGACCGAAGAACgcataaaagttaccacagAACGCATAGAACACCTCACACAG AAAATCGAAGACATCAATACCAAGGAGAACATTCACACCACTGCCCTACAAAATCTGGAGTTGAGATGCCGGCGCCTGGTGGACCAAATGCAGGAGGTTTCCACcgaaatggaaaaaattcgCACGTCGATTGAGAGCCAGGGTTCCACGGCAGGTCCGTCGTTTGATGCTGGTTTCATACGCGAGCGAACAGTCAGTGAGCCTACTGAAGCCCTCGTGGAAGATGTTCCAACCCTTAAAATTGGCTCTTCGGCAACGAAGAGAAAACCAATCGTTCGGTCGCTGACTGAGGTTCGGCCGGACGCTTACATTTTCGACAACGGCCAGCACATCGAGTACAGATACGACGAAGAGGAGGAGTGTAACGAAGAAATAGATCCTTTGCCGAAATCAG AGAGTCAACAACCCTTGACATTCGAGAGGCAACGAACCAGAAGCACGGACTCTAAAACATCGAACGATTCGGCCGAAGTTTCAGCCGATGATTTAGGAGCCCTAAGTTTGGAAGTTTTGCGAAACTGGGCGATTCAAAAAAGGAAAGATTCGACGGGAACGGGGCGGCGAAGTTCCGACGGTGGAAATG CATGTGAAAAACTCCTAGAACATTTTTCACCACAAAGCCTATATTTCTACCACTATTACAGGAAGGAGG GCGAAGACTCGAGCAATGGGAGCAAACGCAGTCTTAACAAAAGACAATTGTCCCAAACCCACTCCGAACCCGAAACTAGCGATCCTCCGGCAACCGCCACGAACCCGTCGCGTCCCATGACGCTGGAGCGTAGCGTAACGTTCACCGAGCCCCGAATCAAAGTGATTCCACCGACTAGCATCGCAGGTGGTAGTAATCGAACGGCTTTATTAATGCATATGCATACTGAATATACGAGCATCACTGACGAACTCGAAAGTGTTTGCGGCTTGTTAAGTCCGCCGAGATCGCCAGGACTGTTATCGCCGCCACGACCCGAACAGTCGCCCCCAA GTCAGCGCAAAAGACACCCATCGGAAATGTCCAACCCCGAAATCGCGATCAACTTCGAAAAAGAGCATTTACGAAGCGCCGAAGAGTGCGATTACATGGTCATGGAAAATTTGATCCAGAGGCGGTATGACGAAGAGGACGGGGAGCACGGCCCCCTTAATCCGGACCTGTTAAGCGTAGTTACCGAAACTCGCGAATTTAGGATTAGTTCGATCGGTTCACGGCCGCTGAAGAGGGCAAGTGCCGTGGAAGGGGACGCACAGCCTTTAG ATTCTGGCAGTGATTCGGCAATTCAGGGTGATTCCACCGAGCGTCAGGATTCAACCGAGTCGAATGACATCACGTCGGCCCTTCTGAACCAGCCCCCGATGCCGCAGAGACCCTCCATAGTGATGGACTCCTCGCAGTTACCGATTCAAAGGGAAGTGCAAAAGGCCGAATCCAAAGATAGTCTCCACATGCAGTCGGAGACGATGTGTTAA